The following is a genomic window from Nguyenibacter vanlangensis.
TCATCGCGGTCGCGGAGCATCGTAGCCATTATATTATCTGAAAATTTTTCCGACGTTGCCACTGTGACAGGCATGTCAAAATCCTGACATAAACCCGAGGAAGCAGCCAGCTATAAACGTGGCCAACGGTCCAACCCGAAGGGTGGCCAATTCGTCCGCGACATCGAGAGGGAAGCAGATGTCTGTTGCTGGTAATGCAGGTTATCGATCGGCGAGTTCATACCGAAATATGGATTCGATGATTTTTGGCATCATGCCCGCGGGATGCACGGCCGATTGTCGAGAGGACCGGGGCGATCGGAAAATGAAAATAAATGACAGCGAATAGAAGAGACGATATCGACCGTAGAAGATGCCAGCCTGTTTGGCGTTAGACGTGGTGAGACTTATATGCGCTTTACATATAGCCAGGTGGCCTGAGTATTCTATCTCTTCGTTCTTGCCGCAACCCGCATCTCTTTCGGTTGTGTGATCGGGCCGAGCATACGGAGCAACGCCGCCTGGTCGGCCGATACCCGTCGTTACTTTGCTCGTCCTGGCGGTGGCGCCGGCGCGGCGTCATGCCGCACTTGCTGTCCTCTCTTTGCCGTGAATCGAGAAACATGATGGTGATCAAACGACGCGAAGAAGACACGTCATTTTGGCCCGCGCGCAGCAGGTTGCTGATGGGCTTGGTCTTGATGCTGCCGGTACTCGCGGGATGCAAAGCGCGGAACACCTACCATAAGCCGCCACCACCCGAAGTCGATGTTGCACGCCCGCTAAAGCAGGACGTGACCACCTACCTGTATGCGACTGGCCAGATGACAGCGACGCGGAGCGTCAACCTGGTTGCGCGCGTGCAGGGATTCTTGCAGGCGATCGATTATCGCGATGGTGCGTTCGTCCACAAAGGCGATCTGCTGTTTCTGATCGAGCCCGCCCCTTACGCTGCCCAGGAGCAGCAATCGCGCGCCAATTTGGCATCGGCCCTGGCGAGAGCGGCGTTCGGCGTAAAGCAATTCGATCGCTACCAGGCTTTGGCGAGATTCGATTCGGGCTCCGTGCAGCAGGCACAGCAGACACGCGCGGACCGCGATAGCGCCGACGCTTCGGTATTGCAGGCGCAGGCCGCGTTGCAGCAGGCTGACATTACCTATGGCTATACCCATGTCACTGCGCCGTTCGATGGCTTCGTAAGCGCGCATCTGGTCAGCGTCGGGCAATTGGTCGGCAGTGGCCAGGCGACCGAGCTGGCGCAGATTTCGGCGCTCGATCCGATCTGGGTGAACTTCAACGTTTCGGAGCAGGATGGCGCGCGACTTTTAGCCCGTCCCGGCGAGAAATGGAAGTTGCAGGTCGAGGGGCCGGACGAGAGCGATTACCCACATGACGGACGGGTCGACTATATCGCGCCGACCGTGGATCCGGCGACAGGAACGCTGGCACTGCGCGGTGTGCTGGACAACGGCCATCTCACGCTGCGCCCGGGTAATTTTGTACATATCCGCGTCATGACCGGCATCCGGCACAACGCTCTTCTGGTCCCCGCCGAGTGTATCGGAAACGACCAGGGCGGCAGGACGGTATTCGTGCTTACGGCCGAAAACAAGGTCGCGCTGCGGCCCGTGACGCTCGGGCCTCTGGTCGGCCGGCTGCAGGCAATCGAACATGGGGTGGCCGCCGAGGATCGGGTCATCGTGAATGGC
Proteins encoded in this region:
- a CDS encoding efflux RND transporter periplasmic adaptor subunit; this translates as MMVIKRREEDTSFWPARSRLLMGLVLMLPVLAGCKARNTYHKPPPPEVDVARPLKQDVTTYLYATGQMTATRSVNLVARVQGFLQAIDYRDGAFVHKGDLLFLIEPAPYAAQEQQSRANLASALARAAFGVKQFDRYQALARFDSGSVQQAQQTRADRDSADASVLQAQAALQQADITYGYTHVTAPFDGFVSAHLVSVGQLVGSGQATELAQISALDPIWVNFNVSEQDGARLLARPGEKWKLQVEGPDESDYPHDGRVDYIAPTVDPATGTLALRGVLDNGHLTLRPGNFVHIRVMTGIRHNALLVPAECIGNDQGGRTVFVLTAENKVALRPVTLGPLVGRLQAIEHGVAAEDRVIVNGTESIRTGEVAVPHEVQVTQ